Below is a window of Brachyspira hampsonii DNA.
CAGTATCCGTAAATTCTTTTATGATATACGAAATAGATACATGAAATTCATAATTTTCTTCATTATGATTCACCATACCAGTAACATCTTTTATAACTTCTCTGAATTTTTTTAGCTTTTTTTCTTCTTCCAAGTTATAAGGCTCCATTAAAAATTGTATTCCTTCAAAGTTATCTTGAACTCTCAATTTTTTAGCATTCATTATAAATCCTTCAGGTTTATATAGCTTTGGAATGCTATTAAAAAAATATGTCATCATATCGCTAAAAGGAGTATCTAAAGGCATGTTTTTAACCCAATTATTTTCCATTCTTACATCATCACATACCCCTTCAAATATTGTCATATGATAACTGTCATTTGGAAGTAATGCCAATTTATTATAAAAATCTGAAATAGATAATTCTCCTGAAGAATAATTGGCAAATCTAAAAAAATTACTATTTTGAGGTATATGACATATAAAAGTATTGCCCTTAAAAGGTCTAGCATTTCCGTCAGGATAAAATTTCTTGAATTCTCCTGTTACACATGAAGTAAATTTTTCCATAAAAACTGTCCATAAAAATTTTTGTATATAATTAATAGTATATTAAAAAAAGACTTGATGTCAAATATTTTGTTCTTTTTTTAAAAAATAAATAAAAAAGAACAAAATATATTGTGTTGATTTTTTATTGATAAAAATATATTATAATATAATGACAGTAAGAGAAATAGCATCTATAACAGGATTGTCATCAACTACAGTCCATACAGCTTTAAAATATCCAAATAAAGTAAGTCCTTCTGTACTTGAAAAAATAAACAAAGTTCTAAAGAATATTGAAGAAAATCCTAAAAAAATAAGAGAGGTTTATATAATACTTCCGCATATAAATTCTTTTTATACCACATTTTTAATAAAAGCCATAGATCTGCTTAATAAAGAAAACATAAAAGCTATACCATTTATTACCAATGAAGATATAGAAAAAGAAGAAGAATTTATTTCTAAAATAAATTTTTCTACGCGTACAGGTATTATATTTAATCCTGTAGATCAGGATGTGGAATATTCTTTTTTAAAAAGGAAGAAAAAAAGCCAATAATCCTTACAATGAATAGAACTCTAAACAAATATAAGGTTGATATGACTTTAAAATTAGCAAATAAAGAAGCATCAGAGATGGCGGTAAGAGCATTAGCAGATGAAAATAATAAGAATATTTTATTAATAAATTCAGGAAATAACAATATAATAACTGCAAAAGAGAGAAGCGATGGATTTAATGAAGCTATTAGAAATGATTCAAATATAAGTGGAGATATAATATTTACTAATTTTAATGATTGGAAAAGCTCTTATGAAATATTGAATCAATATAAAGAAAAAATAAAAAATTATGATGCCATCATCTCCACAAGCGAATTAATAACATGTGCTATTTTAAAAATATTTAAAAATATGAGTATAAATATACCTCAGGATATAAGACTTATAACATTCGATACATCACCAACTTTTGAAGCTTTATCTATATCAAATATTTCTTTTTCTCCTAGTTCAATGGCAAATAAAGCAATAGAACTTTTATTGACAAAAAGTGCAGAGGATAATTATACAACAGAATATATATTTTTACCTAAATTAAGATTACTTGGAAGTGAAAAAAGAAATTGATAATTATATAAGTTTCTAATCAAAGATATAATTTCTATAACAGAAAATTAATATCTCTAAATTATAATCGAATTCAAATCTTTTAAATATTTTTATAATTTCTTTTATAGTTTCACCTGAGGCATAAACATCATCAATCAATAATATATTTTTATTTTTTATTTTTTCTGTATTTATTATTTCAAAAGCATCTTTAATATTTTCGCTTCTTTCTTTTAGAGTTTCTAAAAATTTCTGTTCTTTTATATCTTTTTTTATTTTTATAAGTTCATATTTTTCTATATTGAACTCTTTAGAAATATAATCAGCAAAAAAATCCATTATACCGTTATTTTTATTTGAAGGCACATAAAGTATGATGTCAAATTTTTTATTATTTGTTTTTATATAATCATAATAATAATTTTTTATATTTTCTATTATTTTTATAGGAAAATCAATATCCTTTTTTTTGAATGCTCTTAATTTATCGCCAAGTTCTTTATCCAAATCTCCTAATGCTGTTATAGGTATATTATCTATACTGAATTTTTTATAAGCAGTAAAAATATTACTCATTAGTTTTATCTTTTAATATTAAGTACATTACACTTGCAAAAATCCAATTTACTATTATTCCCTTATATCCTAGAATAACTCCGTTTAACCAAGTGTTAATATTGATATCAAAAATAAATGTAAGAATTACGGATGATAACCTTCCTAATATTAATGCAAATAATGAAACTAATATAAAAGATATCTTTTTATTTTTCATTACACTTATTGAAGCTGAAAACACTATGCCTTCAAATATCAAAAAATATAATGTTGGAGGCATAGGCATATTTGTAAGAAAATAATTCAAAATAGGTGATATAAAGCTAAGTACTATTAAAAATATAGGATTTAATATATAAGCTCCCAAAGACAATGCAAAAAATATAGGAAGGAATTCTGTGCCTTTAAATCCGAAATAATGTGTTATAATAGGGGAAGCTAAACTTATAATGCTTAATAAAAATAATATAAAAATATTGACATTAATTTTTCTTAAAGATAGAGCTTTCATAAAAATATCCTGATTAAATTATTTTACTATGTATTATACTTAAATATTAATATTTGTCAAAATTTACGCACGGTAATTAGATTACAAAATATAAAAATATTTTAATTTATAATTAAAACAATAAACAAAAAATCATTAAGCGTGCGTTGTGTAATTTTTTAATTTAATAAAAACTTGGGTGGGTGCTAATATTTCTTTATTAGTATTTAAGAAAATATAAACGCAAATTTCAGAATAAAGTATTAAAGAATAAAGGGCGGGGCATGTAATAAAAGTTTTAAAACTTAATCACATTTGCCCACCCCCTAGACTTATAACTTAAATCTGGAATTTCTATTTTTTATTTTTTTATTGCTAAAATTAGAATTTTTAGCTGCCCACCCAAGATTTTTTTAAATTTACGACAAATATACCGCACGCAGAATAGAACCTAAAATATAAATCGACTAATAATTATAATTTAAACAATATATAAGAGTTTCATTAACCGTGCGTTTATAAGATTAAAAATTTAAACAACACTTGGGTGGGTGTCTTGAAATTCTAATTAAGCATTAAGAAAAATAGAACATAATTTTCAAAACTAATTAAAAAATATAAAGGGCGGGGTATGTAATTAAAGTTTTAAAATTTAATTACACTTTCCCACCCTTTAGGCTTATAACTTAAATCTGGAATTTCTATTTTTTATTTTTTTATTGCTAAAATTAGAATTTTTAGCTGCCCACCCAAGATTTTTTTAAATTTACGACAAATATACCGCACGCAGGGTAAAATTAAAAATATAGAATAATTTATAATTTAAATTTATTATATATTATAAAACTGAATTTACCGTGCGTTAAAACCCATTAATAATAATTATTCAGCGAAATTTATAAGCTCGCCTATATTTTCTATAGAGCAAATTATTTTATCCCCACTTTTCATGTACTTAGGAGGATTAAAAGACATTCCTACACCACCCGGAGTTCCTGTTGCAATTATATCTCCAGCTTCTAAAGTCATTCCTTTTGATATATCAGATATTAAATAATTTACATCATTAATCATATACTTAGTATTTGAAGATTGTCTTGTTTCATCATTTAAAATACTTTTTATATCAAGCTTCAATGGCTGTTTCAAATCATCTTTATAAACTATGCATGGTCCCATAGCACTGTATGAATCTAAACTTTTCCCCTTATACCATTGAGAATGTTTTTTTTGTAAGTTTCTTGATGATATATCATTAAATATACTATATCCGAATATATAATCATTAACTTCTTCAGGCTTTATATCTTTTGCAGTTTTTCCAATGATTACAGCTAATTCAACTTCATAATCAAGGCATTCATCTAAATCAAATCTTGCTTTTATCTTATCTCCAAAACCGATTATCTCTATAGCCCTTTTAGAGAAATATACAGGTGCTTTAACTTCTTTAAAATATTTCATATCTTTTTTTATTTCACTTAAATGATCGCTGTAATTAACCCCTACACATATAATATCATGAATAGGTTTTCTTATAGGAGATAATATTTTAACATTATCTATGGAATATGCTCTTTCAAAATTTTCTTCTGCATATTTTAATTTATTTAGTATATTATTATCTTCGTTAATCATATTTATTAATTGTATCATAGGATTAGAATCACATTTAAAGTCAGATATTATTTCATTAATAGCAATAACTTTATTTCCATCCTTACTTAATATACCTACAGATTCAGTATTATTCCATTCAACAAAGGATACGAATTTCATTATCATAACTCCAAAAAATATTTTTATTGATATATTAAACTTTAGCAGCTGATTATTATTTTAAAAAATTTAGGTAATTTTTAAAGTTTTTTAATCAATAGTGTTTCGTACATTATAGTAAATTTATAAATGTTTTTCAATATAGATGTAATAAAAACTTGAATATTAAATAATATACAATATAATAAATATCTATTATATTTAAGGTGCATGTTATGAATATACTTGAAAATGTGAGCGAAGTTCAAAAAGAAGGAATACTGCATACAGGAAGTCCATTGCTTCTTTTAGCAGGTGCCGGAAGTGGTAAGACTTTAGTTATCACTAGAAAAATAGCTTATCTCATTAATGAGCTTGAAGCAGCTCCTGAAAATATAATGGCTGTAACTTTTACTAATAAAGCTGCACATGAAATGAAAGAGAGAGTATGCAATTTGCTTCCGGATATTAAGCCAAGCAGATTATTTATTAGAACTTTTCACTCTGCATGTTTAAGAATATTAAAAGAGAATGCACATTTCTTAGGATATAAATCCAATTTTCTTATTTTAGATGAGGGAGATAAAGCATCAGTTATTAAAAGAATTATGAAAGAAGAGGAAGTTCCAAAGAGTATATCACAGAAACTTATAACAAGATTTATATCTAATGTGAAAAATTCAATAGATGACGGCATAGTTTTCGACAGAGATATTTTTGAAAATATTTATAAAAAATATACAGACTATGAACTTAATGAAAATGTAATGGATTTTGATGATTTAATTTTAAATACTATAAAATTATTTGAACAAGAAAATAAGGTTTTAAATTATTATAGAAATAGATTTAAATATATTTTGGTAGATGAGTTTCAGGATACTAATCCTCAGCAGTATAAATTAATAAAAT
It encodes the following:
- a CDS encoding ComF family protein → MSNIFTAYKKFSIDNIPITALGDLDKELGDKLRAFKKKDIDFPIKIIENIKNYYYDYIKTNNKKFDIILYVPSNKNNGIMDFFADYISKEFNIEKYELIKIKKDIKEQKFLETLKERSENIKDAFEIINTEKIKNKNILLIDDVYASGETIKEIIKIFKRFEFDYNLEILIFCYRNYIFD
- a CDS encoding DUF1868 domain-containing protein, yielding MEKFTSCVTGEFKKFYPDGNARPFKGNTFICHIPQNSNFFRFANYSSGELSISDFYNKLALLPNDSYHMTIFEGVCDDVRMENNWVKNMPLDTPFSDMMTYFFNSIPKLYKPEGFIMNAKKLRVQDNFEGIQFLMEPYNLEEEKKLKKFREVIKDVTGMVNHNEENYEFHVSISYIIKEFTDTEKETIFNTLEIINKRLTSNFNKVSLGPVEYCYFENMLKYFIISILKN
- a CDS encoding substrate-binding domain-containing protein; its protein translation is MNRTLNKYKVDMTLKLANKEASEMAVRALADENNKNILLINSGNNNIITAKERSDGFNEAIRNDSNISGDIIFTNFNDWKSSYEILNQYKEKIKNYDAIISTSELITCAILKIFKNMSINIPQDIRLITFDTSPTFEALSISNISFSPSSMANKAIELLLTKSAEDNYTTEYIFLPKLRLLGSEKRN
- a CDS encoding fumarylacetoacetate hydrolase family protein, which gives rise to MKFVSFVEWNNTESVGILSKDGNKVIAINEIISDFKCDSNPMIQLINMINEDNNILNKLKYAEENFERAYSIDNVKILSPIRKPIHDIICVGVNYSDHLSEIKKDMKYFKEVKAPVYFSKRAIEIIGFGDKIKARFDLDECLDYEVELAVIIGKTAKDIKPEEVNDYIFGYSIFNDISSRNLQKKHSQWYKGKSLDSYSAMGPCIVYKDDLKQPLKLDIKSILNDETRQSSNTKYMINDVNYLISDISKGMTLEAGDIIATGTPGGVGMSFNPPKYMKSGDKIICSIENIGELINFAE
- a CDS encoding LacI family transcriptional regulator; amino-acid sequence: MTVREIASITGLSSTTVHTALKYPNKVSPSVLEKINKVLKNIEENPKKIREVYIILPHINSFYTTFLIKAIDLLNKENIKAIPFITNEDIEKEEEFISKINFSTRTGIIFNPVDQDVEYSFLKRKKKSQ